From the Deltaproteobacteria bacterium genome, one window contains:
- a CDS encoding ATP-binding cassette domain-containing protein: DPLKRLGRVADFLATGEAATERLLEIAERENDVVEKSGATILPAFQRNITLKNIGFSYGDKTVLSDVSLQANQGEIIALVGASGAGKTTLVNLIIRFMDASTGTIKIDGTDISDVTLSSLRHQVSVVSQETFLFNTTLAQNIAYGNPNALKQDIEQAAQAACAHEFINELENGYETIVGERGITLSGGQKQRISIARALLKNAPILILDEATSALDVESERHVQTALEKLMEGRTSFVIAHRLSTIRRAHKIAVLKAGHIVELGTHEQLLQNQGEYSRLYQMQFSDAEPSMVNSANSNAQ; encoded by the coding sequence TGACCCACTCAAACGCCTTGGACGCGTCGCCGACTTTTTGGCCACCGGTGAGGCTGCAACGGAGCGGCTCCTGGAGATAGCCGAGCGAGAGAATGATGTGGTCGAAAAATCAGGAGCAACGATTCTACCTGCATTTCAGCGTAACATAACCCTGAAAAACATTGGTTTTTCTTACGGCGATAAAACGGTTCTCAGCGATGTCTCGCTCCAAGCCAATCAAGGAGAAATCATTGCTCTGGTTGGCGCAAGTGGAGCGGGTAAAACCACTTTGGTAAACCTGATTATTCGCTTTATGGATGCATCCACCGGTACCATCAAAATCGACGGGACCGACATCTCAGATGTCACGCTGAGTTCTCTGCGACACCAAGTCAGCGTGGTGAGCCAAGAAACGTTTCTCTTCAATACCACGCTGGCTCAAAACATCGCCTATGGAAATCCCAATGCTTTAAAGCAAGACATCGAGCAGGCCGCGCAAGCAGCATGCGCACACGAGTTTATTAACGAGCTCGAAAATGGCTATGAGACCATTGTGGGTGAACGCGGCATTACATTAAGCGGCGGGCAAAAACAGCGTATTTCCATTGCGCGGGCACTGCTAAAGAATGCACCGATCCTTATCTTGGATGAAGCAACCAGCGCACTCGATGTTGAAAGTGAACGTCACGTCCAGACTGCTCTTGAAAAACTCATGGAAGGCCGCACTTCTTTTGTGATTGCTCACCGGCTCTCAACCATTCGCCGTGCTCATAAGATAGCTGTTTTAAAAGCGGGTCATATTGTGGAATTGGGTACCCACGAACAACTTCTTCAAAACCAGGGTGAATATTCTCGGCTTTATCAAATGCAGTTTTCGGATGCTGAGCCATCCATGGTAAACTCAGCCAACTCCAACGCCCAATAA